CGCTCCGGTCAGCTCAGCCACGACGCGACACCGGCGGTCTACCTGCACGAGTTCACCACCACGGGCATCACGATCCGCGGGCTCGTCGGCGCACTCGACCTCACCCGCCGGGCGGGGTCCCGCGACGAGGTCGCGGTGTTCCCTCACGAGGGGGTGCACCCCGCGCAGGCCGCCGAGCTCGCCGACCGGATGGCCGAGATGGCGCTGAACCCGGCACCGATCCTGCTCACCCACCGCGCACCGGCCGGCCTCCGTGACCGGTTGCGGGAGGCCCGCAGGACCTCGCCCGAGCACCAGTTCACGGACCGCTCCGGCCAGTACCACCGGGTCTGGCCGATCCGCGACGCACCCACGCTCGGGAGCATCGCCGACCACCTCCGTGCGGCGCGTGTCCTGATCGCCGACGGGCACCACCGGTACGCCGCCTACGGACTGCTCCGTACCGATCACCCTGAGCTCGCGCCGGCGTCGGACGCAGGGCTGGCGATGCTGGTCGACCAGGACGACACGCCCCTCTACCTCGGCGCCATCCACCGGGTCCTGCCGGGTCTGACCCTGGGCGACCTCGACGTGCTCGGCGCCACCGTCAGGTCCGTCGCCGGCCCCGAGGAAGCGATCGCGGCACTCGCACCGGACACCGTCGTCACCACCGACGGCCACGACTGGGCGACCATCGCCCTACCCCGCACCGACGACCGGCTCGCGGTCGAGATCCTGCACGACGACGTCCTCCGGGCGCTCCACCGGCCGGAGATCGCGTTCGGGCACGCCCACTCGGTCGACGAGGCCCTGCGGGCGGTCGCCCGACGACGAGGACTGGCGATCCTGATGCCGGCGCCTGATTTCGCGGACGTGCTGCGCGCCGCCGAGAAGGGACGTCTCCTTCCGGAGAAGGCGACCTCCTTCCAGCCGAAGCCGAGTGTCGGAGTCCTCATCCGCTCCCTGCGCGACGAATCAACCGGCCGCGACTGACCTCGACCTCCACCCGCGACGCGGCTCCCCCGCCGGCGCGGAAGAAGCGCCGGCGCATCGCACCGGACACCTCGACCACGTCGTCCGGCTGCCACGACGCCACCGACCGTTGGGCCCGCGCGGTCCAGGCCGCGCACTCGAGGGCGTCCACGGCCGCGCGCCCGGCCGACGCTGGCCGCGGCACCACGACGCGAAACGTCCAGAGCGTGTCGCCACTGGGGAGCTCCCGCTGCTCCGGCTGCTGTGAGACCCGGCCGACCAGGCGGACCTCGTTGATCGCAGCATCGGCCGCGACGGTTCCTTTCTGCTGTGCTGGCATGCACATCACCTCCACCGACGACGATCACGGGCAGCGCCGACAACGCAGCGTCGACCCGCAGCCGCCGGTGGAGAACGCCGTCGCGAGGACGCCTGTGCGCGACAGGTGGCCCGAAATGCGAAACAGGGCCACCCCAGAAGGGGTGGCCCTGTTCGAAAGAATGTCCGGCGGCGTCCTACTCTCCCACAACCTCTCGGTTGCAGTA
The genomic region above belongs to Nocardioides conyzicola and contains:
- a CDS encoding DUF1015 family protein, encoding MDSGVVATPALVARPLRLEPFRAMMLAPSRIGAQASARSFAQPYRDVASRFAAWQRSGQLSHDATPAVYLHEFTTTGITIRGLVGALDLTRRAGSRDEVAVFPHEGVHPAQAAELADRMAEMALNPAPILLTHRAPAGLRDRLREARRTSPEHQFTDRSGQYHRVWPIRDAPTLGSIADHLRAARVLIADGHHRYAAYGLLRTDHPELAPASDAGLAMLVDQDDTPLYLGAIHRVLPGLTLGDLDVLGATVRSVAGPEEAIAALAPDTVVTTDGHDWATIALPRTDDRLAVEILHDDVLRALHRPEIAFGHAHSVDEALRAVARRRGLAILMPAPDFADVLRAAEKGRLLPEKATSFQPKPSVGVLIRSLRDESTGRD
- a CDS encoding single-stranded DNA-binding protein, with protein sequence MPAQQKGTVAADAAINEVRLVGRVSQQPEQRELPSGDTLWTFRVVVPRPASAGRAAVDALECAAWTARAQRSVASWQPDDVVEVSGAMRRRFFRAGGGAASRVEVEVSRGRLIRRAGSG